Proteins encoded within one genomic window of Gambusia affinis linkage group LG23, SWU_Gaff_1.0, whole genome shotgun sequence:
- the LOC122826326 gene encoding histone H2A-like, whose product MSGRGKTGGKARAKAKTRSSRAGLQFPVGRVHRLLRKGNYAERVGAGAPVYLAAVLEYLTAEILELAGNAARDNKKTRIIPRHLQLAVRNDEELNKLLGGVTIAQGGVLPNIQAVLLPKKTEKPAKAK is encoded by the coding sequence ATGTCTGGACGCGGAAAGACCGGTGGCAAAGCCCGCGCTAAGGCCAAGACCCGCTCGTCCCGTGCGGGCCTCCAGTTCCCCGTGGGCCGTGTCCACAGGCTGCTGCGTAAGGGGAACTACGCCGAGCGCGTCGGTGCCGGAGCTCCGGTGTACCTGGCTGCGGTTCTGGAGTACCTGACCGCCGAGATCCTGGAGTTGGCCGGGAACGCCGCCCGCGACAACAAGAAGACCAGGATCATCCCCCGCCACCTGCAGCTGGCTGTCCGCAACGACGAGGAGCTCAACAAGCTGCTGGGCGGCGTGACCATCGCTCAGGGAGGCGTCCTGCCCAACATCCAGGCTGTCCTGCTGCCCAAGAAGACCGAGAAGCCGGCCAAGGCCAAGTAG